Proteins encoded together in one Flavobacteriales bacterium window:
- a CDS encoding beta-lactamase family protein, producing MAPLKHLLPLALAALLFACGSPDPAGTDPTTTAAPDPPEGRLADRMDRFLADAAEAGFNGSVLVSRAGRTVLDKGYGLRDREQALPNGPATVHAIGSITKQFTAACILKLQEQGRLRVEDSLSEHLPGVPPDKRGITLHHLLTHSAGFPGAIGDDNTAIDGADFTRMAFGSPLMFAPGTGYEYSNVGYSLLGIVVEHVSGMALEDFLRSALLGPAGLAHTAYRFADPATEELAIGYRKDGTRWGTMLDHPTVNGGPGWHLRGNGGMLSTTHEMAAWVQALHDRKVLSDASVKAMFTPHVEEGQGAGSHYGYGWALFRTPRGTRLITHNGGNGVQFADVLWYADEGVTVVVMSNADQRGMQDLAWDLGRMVFDSTYAPRLPQAATALEGVPDGPVGDRMKALSAMIAAGGDDAVLAAWLMENLGPGFLDMMLIGEHVGMFKRLHADIGAHTIEGVEQLSPEEYVLKVKRSVGNGRFRILLQMRPVDARIAGMGVEME from the coding sequence ATGGCACCACTGAAGCACCTCCTGCCCCTTGCGCTCGCCGCCCTGCTGTTCGCCTGCGGATCGCCGGACCCTGCTGGCACCGATCCCACCACGACGGCGGCTCCCGATCCGCCTGAAGGACGCTTGGCGGACCGCATGGACCGCTTCCTCGCAGACGCGGCGGAGGCCGGCTTTAACGGATCGGTGCTCGTCAGCCGCGCTGGCCGGACCGTCCTCGACAAGGGCTATGGCCTGCGCGACCGGGAACAGGCACTGCCCAATGGACCGGCCACCGTGCATGCCATCGGGTCCATCACCAAGCAATTCACGGCCGCCTGCATCTTGAAACTCCAGGAACAGGGCAGGTTGCGCGTGGAGGACAGCCTGTCGGAACACCTGCCCGGCGTTCCGCCGGACAAGCGCGGGATCACCCTCCACCACTTGCTCACGCACAGCGCGGGATTCCCGGGCGCCATCGGCGACGACAACACCGCCATCGATGGAGCGGATTTCACGCGGATGGCGTTCGGCTCGCCGCTCATGTTCGCGCCGGGCACGGGGTACGAATACTCGAACGTGGGCTACAGCCTGCTGGGGATCGTGGTGGAGCATGTGAGCGGCATGGCACTGGAGGACTTCCTCCGCAGCGCCTTGCTCGGACCGGCCGGTCTGGCCCACACCGCGTACCGCTTTGCCGACCCCGCCACGGAGGAGCTGGCCATCGGCTACCGCAAGGACGGGACCCGCTGGGGTACCATGCTGGACCATCCCACCGTGAACGGCGGGCCTGGCTGGCACCTGCGCGGCAATGGCGGCATGCTCAGCACCACCCATGAGATGGCCGCCTGGGTGCAGGCGCTCCACGACCGCAAGGTGCTGAGCGATGCGTCGGTGAAGGCGATGTTCACCCCGCACGTGGAGGAAGGCCAGGGCGCCGGTTCGCACTATGGCTATGGCTGGGCCCTCTTCCGCACGCCCCGAGGCACACGCCTCATCACCCACAACGGCGGCAACGGCGTGCAGTTCGCCGATGTGCTGTGGTACGCGGACGAAGGGGTGACCGTGGTGGTGATGAGCAATGCGGACCAGCGGGGCATGCAGGACCTGGCCTGGGACCTGGGACGCATGGTGTTCGACAGTACCTACGCACCGCGGCTCCCGCAAGCGGCCACAGCCCTGGAGGGCGTCCCCGATGGCCCGGTCGGCGACCGCATGAAGGCCCTCTCCGCCATGATCGCCGCAGGTGGCGACGACGCCGTGCTGGCGGCCTGGTTGATGGAGAACCTGGGGCCCGGTTTCCTGGACATGATGCTGATCGGGGAGCACGTGGGCATGTTCAAGCGGCTGCACGCCGACATCGGGGCGCACACCATCGAAGGGGTGGAGCAACTGAGCCCGGAGGAGTATGTGCTGAAGGTCAAGCGGAGCGTCGGGAACGGCCGCTTCCGGATCCTGCTTCAGATGCGGCCCGTCGATGCGCGGATCGCCGGCATGGGTGTGGAGATGGAGTGA
- a CDS encoding carboxypeptidase-like regulatory domain-containing protein, with amino-acid sequence MRALLVLLMLPVGWAAIAQELLRGRVVDANDGSPLPYATVLVHSTDRGTITNSEGEFAVPSLPDDDGLRISFVGYRALNVTAAMLAADPVVRLERASFTLSEVTVRPGAAQYDRVMAAVRWLNRAPPVTSRLFFGMETYADTLPMEVLHAFFNTRMRSARIDGLELKQGRIGITERDGRFYINYNTSRAFALMDILDRRSPFPLSPLAMGGTQEMRRQFVAELVSAGSGPDGVDHLRVTPRKGQGEAFTLELWMEPGSDRVRSLQLTCKDCRRHPFLPLFEHGRIDTVDLRYRQTWSTTGPPLPEVMELDYRMVYAGPDFMQDFRTHAVMHAYDRSVPFILPLFTYTSEIPDYRKIGWLPEDSLFWVRQRPPLPTERQQRDMDFLRRNDLRHGGWHHRLSNERNFLTANYALWDADRRLWLQAMTTRDPRETSSRVTEGWLSDHALSMEGPKVALVAQLYLDMDSMDGVFTHRTATVLDGYHSFHLEPEQPWTACFQNIWFDLCELERRRLEDRLRMPGMTVERARVLHSEHSTRLAATTQEYLRTTKYGADKEALLPWNDQVRQGLGIDNLAMFGL; translated from the coding sequence ATGCGTGCGCTGCTCGTTCTGCTGATGCTGCCCGTGGGTTGGGCCGCCATCGCGCAGGAACTGCTCCGCGGCCGGGTGGTGGATGCCAACGATGGCAGCCCGTTGCCCTACGCCACAGTGCTCGTGCACAGCACGGACCGCGGCACCATCACCAACAGCGAGGGCGAGTTCGCCGTACCGAGCCTGCCCGACGATGACGGGCTCCGCATCTCCTTCGTGGGTTATCGCGCCCTGAATGTGACGGCGGCGATGCTGGCCGCGGACCCTGTGGTGCGCCTCGAACGCGCCTCGTTCACGCTCAGCGAGGTGACCGTGCGACCGGGCGCCGCGCAGTACGACCGCGTGATGGCCGCGGTGCGCTGGCTCAACCGGGCCCCGCCCGTCACGTCACGGCTCTTCTTCGGCATGGAGACCTATGCCGACACGCTGCCCATGGAGGTGCTGCATGCGTTCTTCAACACCCGCATGCGATCGGCCCGCATCGACGGGCTCGAGCTGAAGCAAGGGCGCATCGGCATCACCGAGCGCGACGGTCGGTTCTACATCAACTACAACACCTCGAGGGCCTTCGCGCTCATGGACATCCTGGACCGGAGGAGCCCCTTCCCGTTGTCACCGCTGGCGATGGGAGGCACGCAGGAGATGCGTCGACAGTTCGTCGCCGAACTGGTGTCCGCCGGCTCGGGACCCGATGGCGTGGACCACCTCCGCGTCACGCCGCGCAAAGGCCAAGGAGAGGCCTTCACCCTCGAGCTGTGGATGGAACCCGGCAGCGACCGCGTGCGGTCCCTGCAGCTGACCTGCAAGGATTGCCGGCGCCACCCCTTCCTGCCCCTCTTCGAGCATGGCCGCATCGACACGGTGGACCTGCGGTACCGCCAGACCTGGTCGACCACGGGACCTCCGCTGCCGGAGGTGATGGAGCTGGACTACCGCATGGTATACGCCGGGCCCGACTTCATGCAGGATTTCCGCACCCATGCGGTGATGCATGCCTACGACCGCAGCGTGCCCTTCATCCTGCCGCTCTTCACCTACACTAGCGAGATCCCCGACTACCGCAAGATCGGCTGGCTGCCGGAGGACAGCCTGTTCTGGGTCCGGCAGCGGCCGCCCCTGCCCACGGAGCGCCAGCAGCGCGACATGGACTTCCTGCGCCGCAACGACCTGCGCCATGGCGGCTGGCATCATCGGCTGAGCAACGAACGCAACTTCCTCACCGCGAACTACGCGCTGTGGGACGCCGATCGAAGGCTGTGGTTGCAGGCGATGACCACCCGCGATCCGCGCGAGACCTCCTCCAGGGTCACCGAGGGCTGGTTGTCCGACCATGCATTGTCCATGGAAGGGCCGAAGGTGGCGCTGGTGGCCCAGCTGTACCTGGACATGGACAGCATGGATGGGGTGTTCACGCATCGCACGGCGACCGTGCTGGACGGCTACCACAGCTTCCACCTGGAACCGGAACAGCCGTGGACCGCATGCTTCCAGAACATCTGGTTCGACCTCTGCGAGCTCGAGCGACGCCGGTTGGAGGACCGCCTCCGCATGCCGGGCATGACGGTGGAACGCGCGCGCGTGCTGCACAGCGAGCACAGCACGCGACTGGCGGCCACCACCCAGGAGTACCTCCGCACTACTAAATACGGCGCCGACAAGGAGGCCCTGCTTCCGTGGAACGACCAGGTGCGTCAGGGGCTGGGCATCGATAACCTGGCCATGTTCGGATTGTAG
- a CDS encoding C1 family peptidase — protein MLGPQWRTVLIMLLLGSRAGLSAQQDTVPFATGAAYPDRESLLNIPTERPFHLPRGMKLPARSDLTSWFPKAGAQGDRNSCTGWAVGYALRSFQENRRSLQRTDRDSVASLVAYSPAFVYNYTMQYLSQGDCDQGTDLIHALTVAVDNGVCRWTTMPYDSALTACQDSIPSQAFSEATQHRMRDPLGLELDNREQWKHHLYAGRPIVVALSIDASFMNQGLDAAAAGKDFVWAGPDTLDPDLLIVGHALICAGYDDADSTYLVLNSWGTDWGREGWCRIPYHVMAAWCYGAYVAEPAAEAPPDHTPCVPADKRHDSGTRLNESFKEGQHQEFEGLRLSCREIATDRRSVTVDVDGTAYGAEVHRRITFRRGQPVTFHLIDCKWTFTLKPSGLFVDRSDPRARFRLEKEHPSEDTHVQEILDRVAAHQRW, from the coding sequence ATGCTTGGTCCGCAGTGGCGAACGGTGCTCATCATGCTCCTGCTTGGTAGCCGTGCAGGTCTTTCGGCCCAGCAGGACACCGTTCCCTTCGCCACCGGAGCGGCCTATCCCGACCGCGAGTCGTTGTTGAACATCCCGACGGAGCGCCCGTTCCATCTCCCCCGCGGCATGAAGCTGCCGGCGCGATCCGACCTCACCTCCTGGTTCCCCAAGGCGGGCGCTCAAGGCGACCGCAACAGCTGCACGGGCTGGGCGGTCGGCTATGCCTTGCGCTCGTTCCAGGAGAACCGCAGAAGCCTTCAGAGAACGGATAGGGATAGCGTGGCGTCCCTCGTGGCCTATTCCCCGGCCTTCGTCTACAACTACACCATGCAGTACTTGAGCCAGGGGGACTGCGACCAAGGGACGGACCTGATCCATGCGCTCACCGTGGCGGTGGACAACGGTGTGTGCCGGTGGACCACCATGCCCTACGACAGTGCGTTGACGGCCTGTCAGGACAGCATACCGTCGCAGGCCTTCTCCGAGGCCACGCAGCACCGCATGCGCGACCCACTGGGGTTGGAGCTTGACAACAGGGAGCAGTGGAAGCACCACCTCTACGCTGGAAGACCCATCGTGGTGGCGCTCAGCATCGATGCCTCGTTCATGAACCAGGGCCTCGACGCGGCCGCAGCGGGGAAGGACTTCGTCTGGGCCGGGCCGGACACCCTGGACCCGGACCTGCTCATCGTGGGGCACGCGTTGATCTGCGCGGGCTATGATGATGCCGACAGCACCTACCTGGTGCTCAATTCCTGGGGCACCGACTGGGGCCGCGAGGGATGGTGCCGGATCCCCTACCACGTGATGGCGGCCTGGTGCTACGGGGCCTATGTGGCCGAGCCGGCGGCGGAGGCACCGCCGGACCACACACCCTGCGTACCGGCCGATAAGCGGCACGATTCGGGCACCCGGCTCAACGAGAGCTTCAAGGAAGGCCAGCACCAGGAATTCGAGGGGCTCCGCCTGTCGTGCCGGGAGATCGCCACCGATCGGCGGTCCGTGACCGTGGATGTGGATGGCACGGCCTACGGTGCCGAGGTCCATCGTCGGATCACCTTCCGCCGGGGGCAACCCGTCACCTTCCACCTGATCGACTGCAAGTGGACCTTCACGCTCAAGCCCAGCGGGCTCTTCGTGGACCGGTCCGACCCGCGGGCGCGCTTCCGCCTCGAAAAGGAGCACCCATCCGAGGACACGCATGTACAGGAGATCCTGGACCGCGTGGCGGCGCACCAACGGTGGTGA
- a CDS encoding DUF4160 domain-containing protein — MSPRAIKDIDGFRFFFFSRENDEPPHIHVEKGNGSAKWWLTPEPRLVYSLGYKAGEERKIERLVKTHQHELLQAWRRHFGR; from the coding sequence ATGAGCCCGCGCGCCATAAAGGACATCGATGGGTTCCGCTTCTTCTTCTTCAGCAGGGAGAATGATGAGCCTCCCCACATCCACGTGGAGAAAGGCAACGGCTCCGCGAAGTGGTGGCTTACACCGGAGCCAAGGTTGGTATATTCGCTAGGCTATAAAGCCGGAGAGGAACGGAAGATCGAACGCCTTGTCAAGACCCATCAGCATGAGCTCCTACAAGCGTGGCGGCGCCACTTCGGCCGCTAG
- a CDS encoding HD domain-containing protein: MDQPGAELYILSRLRHELPKARTYHNFSHTLDVYRSVVANAAQADVHGEDMDLLRTAALYHDSGFLVQDLEHEAAGCVLAREALPQFGYSPGQIERVCAMVMATKIPQRPQDELGMLLCDADLDYLGRSDFFRIGTTLFWELRNYGVLTTERQWNELQVRFLEAHTYFTEQSRREREPVKQRHLAEVKRWLEENP, translated from the coding sequence ATGGACCAACCGGGAGCCGAACTGTACATCCTCTCGCGGCTGCGGCATGAGCTGCCCAAGGCACGCACGTACCACAACTTCAGCCACACGCTGGACGTGTACCGGTCGGTGGTGGCCAACGCCGCTCAGGCGGACGTGCATGGCGAGGATATGGACCTGCTACGGACCGCGGCGCTCTACCATGATTCGGGCTTCCTGGTGCAGGACCTGGAGCACGAGGCGGCCGGTTGTGTGCTGGCGCGCGAGGCGCTGCCGCAGTTCGGGTACAGCCCCGGGCAGATCGAGCGTGTATGCGCGATGGTGATGGCCACCAAGATCCCCCAGCGGCCCCAGGATGAGCTGGGCATGTTGCTCTGCGATGCCGACCTGGACTACCTGGGGCGGTCGGATTTCTTCCGCATCGGCACCACGCTCTTCTGGGAGCTTCGGAACTACGGGGTACTGACCACCGAGCGACAGTGGAACGAGCTGCAGGTGCGTTTCCTGGAGGCCCACACGTACTTCACCGAGCAGAGCCGACGGGAACGTGAGCCGGTGAAACAGCGCCACTTGGCGGAAGTGAAGCGCTGGCTCGAGGAGAACCCGTGA
- a CDS encoding DUF393 domain-containing protein, whose product MDGAPLPDRLLLFDGVCNLCTGAVRFVVPRDRRGRIRFAALQGPTGQRVLREQGLSTAELSTLIYLRQGRVLTRSTAALQLFRDLDGAWPLLAVLLGLPRVLRDAVYDRVARRRYRWFGRTEACLVPGPDLAARFVD is encoded by the coding sequence ATGGACGGGGCCCCGCTGCCGGACCGCCTGCTGCTGTTCGACGGCGTGTGCAACCTGTGCACCGGGGCGGTGCGCTTCGTGGTGCCCCGCGACCGCCGCGGCCGCATCCGCTTCGCCGCCCTGCAAGGCCCCACCGGGCAGCGCGTCCTGCGCGAGCAGGGGCTCAGCACCGCGGAGCTCAGCACGTTGATCTACCTGCGCCAGGGCCGGGTGCTCACCCGCAGCACCGCCGCGCTGCAGCTCTTCCGCGACCTCGACGGCGCGTGGCCGCTGCTGGCGGTCCTCCTGGGGCTGCCGCGCGTGCTGCGCGATGCCGTGTACGACCGGGTGGCCCGGCGGCGCTACCGCTGGTTCGGCCGCACCGAGGCCTGCCTGGTGCCGGGCCCCGACCTCGCCGCGCGCTTTGTGGACTGA
- a CDS encoding DUF2442 domain-containing protein, whose protein sequence is MILHDGLRIADVHPYKELDLLAIVLNSGDVLQARISDFERLNKATGPQLKKWRLIGGGIGIHWEALDEDLSLRGFIRDAAQQEALRRLSPARRTRTKKSTA, encoded by the coding sequence ATGATCCTGCACGACGGCTTGCGCATTGCCGACGTACACCCCTACAAGGAGTTGGACCTCCTGGCAATCGTACTGAACAGTGGCGACGTGCTGCAAGCCCGCATCTCCGACTTCGAGCGCTTGAACAAAGCCACCGGCCCACAGCTCAAGAAGTGGCGCCTCATCGGTGGCGGCATCGGCATCCACTGGGAAGCCTTGGATGAGGACCTTTCGCTTCGGGGTTTCATCCGCGACGCCGCACAACAGGAAGCGCTTCGCCGCCTCTCCCCAGCCCGCAGGACCCGCACGAAGAAGAGCACGGCATGA
- a CDS encoding transketolase, whose product MARKTDLTEELTLEEVKQEILRDYELCVLSREASLLGRKEVLGGKAKFGIFGDGKELAQVCMAKQFRNGDWRSGYYRDMTFMFAIGELTVQQWFAQLYAHADVNADPSSAGRSMNGHFATRSLDERGEWKDLMAQPNSSPDISPTAGQMPRLLGLAQASKVFRHDPALHNLTHLTDQGNEVAFGTIGDASTSEGHFWETMNAACVLQVPLAMSVWDDGWGISVSKAHQTTKASISKALAGFEKEEEGNGLRIHRTKGWDYAHLNRTYEKAIALCREEHVPCLIHVEEVTQPQGHSSSGSHERYKSSVSDWIRDKDGTPLQEVPLLDWYKVYDCNVKFREWILGFRPGGEVLATAEELDAIEVRAKAEARAAQKAAWSAFQAEVGAERTAVLPLIESVDPVIAQELRSEMAPGRKEVLSAARRALIVAQASLPVHGELRAWVQRALADNGDRYGSHLYQEGPGSCLNVPEVPVEYAGDELVDGRIIIRDNFAALFAREPRLLTFGEDTGKIGDVNQGMEGMQARFGEQRVADTGIREATILGQGIGMALRGLRPVAEIQYLDYLLYCLQGLSDDLATVHWRTKGGQKCPLIIRTRGHRLEGVWHSGSPMGMILHSVRGIVVCTPRNMQQAAGMYNTLLQADDPALVIECLNGYRSKERLPANLGDFTVPIGIAEVVREGTDLTLVSYGSTFTVCAKACEQLEQLGLSVELIDARTLLPFDRTQVCVDSLRKTNRLLVVDEDVPGGASATLLREIIEVQGGYRWLDAAPATLTAKAHRPAYGSDGDYFSKPSVEDVVEKVVGMVRE is encoded by the coding sequence ATGGCCCGGAAGACCGACCTGACCGAAGAGCTGACCCTGGAGGAGGTGAAGCAGGAGATCCTGCGCGACTATGAGCTGTGCGTGCTGAGCCGCGAGGCCAGCCTGCTGGGCCGCAAGGAGGTGCTGGGCGGCAAGGCCAAGTTCGGCATCTTCGGCGACGGCAAGGAGCTGGCCCAGGTCTGCATGGCCAAGCAGTTCCGCAACGGCGACTGGCGCAGCGGCTACTACCGCGACATGACCTTCATGTTCGCCATCGGCGAGCTCACCGTGCAGCAATGGTTCGCGCAGCTGTACGCCCACGCCGACGTGAACGCCGACCCCAGCAGCGCCGGCCGCAGCATGAACGGCCACTTCGCCACGCGCAGCCTCGACGAGCGCGGCGAATGGAAGGACCTGATGGCGCAGCCCAACAGCAGCCCGGACATCAGCCCCACCGCCGGCCAGATGCCGCGGCTGCTTGGCCTGGCCCAGGCCAGCAAGGTGTTCCGCCACGACCCCGCGCTGCATAACCTCACCCACCTCACCGACCAGGGCAACGAGGTGGCCTTCGGCACCATCGGCGACGCCAGCACCAGCGAGGGCCACTTCTGGGAGACCATGAACGCGGCCTGCGTGCTGCAGGTGCCCCTGGCCATGAGCGTGTGGGACGACGGCTGGGGCATCAGCGTCAGCAAGGCGCACCAGACCACCAAGGCCAGCATCAGCAAGGCGCTGGCGGGCTTCGAGAAGGAGGAGGAGGGCAACGGCCTGCGCATCCACCGCACCAAGGGCTGGGACTATGCCCACCTGAACCGGACCTACGAGAAGGCCATCGCGCTGTGCCGCGAAGAGCACGTGCCCTGCCTGATCCACGTGGAGGAGGTGACGCAGCCGCAGGGCCACAGCAGCAGCGGCAGCCACGAGCGCTACAAGAGCAGCGTCAGCGACTGGATCCGCGACAAGGACGGCACGCCGCTGCAGGAGGTGCCGCTGCTGGACTGGTACAAGGTGTACGACTGCAACGTGAAGTTCCGCGAGTGGATCCTGGGCTTCCGCCCCGGCGGCGAGGTGCTGGCCACGGCCGAGGAGCTGGACGCCATCGAGGTGCGCGCCAAGGCCGAGGCCCGCGCGGCGCAGAAAGCGGCGTGGTCCGCCTTCCAGGCCGAGGTCGGCGCCGAGCGCACCGCGGTGCTGCCGCTGATCGAGTCCGTGGACCCCGTCATCGCGCAGGAGCTCCGCAGCGAAATGGCGCCCGGTCGCAAGGAGGTGCTGAGCGCCGCCCGTCGCGCGCTGATCGTCGCACAGGCCTCCCTGCCTGTGCACGGCGAGCTGCGGGCCTGGGTGCAGCGCGCGCTGGCCGACAACGGCGACCGCTACGGCAGCCACCTCTACCAGGAGGGGCCGGGCAGCTGCCTGAACGTGCCTGAGGTGCCGGTGGAATACGCCGGCGACGAGCTGGTGGACGGCCGCATCATCATCCGCGACAACTTCGCCGCGCTCTTCGCGCGCGAGCCGCGGCTGCTCACCTTCGGGGAGGACACCGGCAAGATCGGCGATGTGAACCAGGGCATGGAGGGCATGCAGGCCCGCTTCGGCGAGCAGCGCGTGGCCGACACCGGCATCCGCGAGGCCACCATCCTGGGCCAGGGCATCGGCATGGCCCTGCGCGGCCTGCGCCCCGTGGCCGAGATCCAGTACCTCGACTACCTGCTCTACTGCCTGCAGGGCCTGAGCGACGACCTGGCCACGGTGCACTGGCGCACCAAGGGCGGCCAGAAGTGCCCGCTGATCATCCGCACGCGCGGCCACCGGCTGGAGGGCGTGTGGCACAGCGGCAGCCCCATGGGCATGATCCTGCACAGCGTGCGCGGCATCGTGGTGTGCACCCCGCGCAACATGCAGCAGGCCGCGGGGATGTACAACACCCTGCTACAGGCCGATGATCCCGCGCTGGTGATCGAATGCCTCAACGGCTACCGCAGCAAGGAGCGCCTGCCCGCCAACCTCGGCGACTTCACCGTGCCCATCGGCATCGCTGAGGTGGTGCGCGAGGGCACCGACCTCACGCTGGTGAGCTACGGCAGCACCTTCACCGTCTGCGCCAAGGCCTGCGAGCAGCTGGAACAGCTCGGCCTCTCCGTGGAGCTCATCGACGCGCGCACCCTCCTCCCCTTCGACCGCACGCAGGTGTGCGTGGACAGCCTGCGGAAGACCAACCGCCTGCTGGTGGTGGACGAGGACGTGCCCGGCGGCGCCAGCGCCACCCTGCTGCGCGAGATCATCGAGGTGCAGGGCGGCTACCGCTGGCTCGATGCCGCCCCCGCCACCCTCACGGCCAAGGCTCACCGCCCCGCCTACGGCAGCGACGGCGACTACTTCAGCAAGCCCAGCGTGGAGGACGTGGTGGAGAAGGTGGTGGGGATGGTGAGGGAGTGA
- a CDS encoding alpha/beta fold hydrolase, producing the protein MRPTLLLVHGFPQDATLWEGTAAALHERADVITPDLRGFGSDAREVPSVLSMDVLAEDLADLLDQRGVHRAVIGGLSMGGYVALAFAERWPQRVQALVLCNTRSTADTVEARQARLGTAETALTKGTAVIARGMMPKLLSRTTRRAQPGLAARVEAMMARQRPVAVAAAAMGMAARPDRTAVLQGLRVPVLIITGEEDDLMPLPTSQAMQEAATDARLRVIPGVGHLSNLERPDAFHRAVRDFLNELSRST; encoded by the coding sequence GTGCGCCCCACCCTCCTCCTCGTCCATGGCTTTCCGCAGGATGCCACCCTCTGGGAAGGAACCGCGGCCGCACTGCACGAACGGGCAGACGTCATCACCCCGGACCTTCGGGGGTTCGGATCGGATGCCCGCGAGGTGCCGAGCGTCCTCAGCATGGACGTGCTGGCCGAGGACCTCGCCGACCTTCTGGACCAGCGCGGTGTGCACCGGGCGGTGATCGGTGGGCTGAGCATGGGCGGTTACGTAGCGCTGGCGTTCGCCGAACGATGGCCCCAGCGGGTGCAAGCCTTGGTGCTGTGCAACACGCGGTCCACCGCTGATACGGTCGAGGCACGCCAGGCCAGGCTCGGTACCGCGGAGACCGCCCTCACCAAGGGAACGGCGGTGATCGCCAGGGGGATGATGCCGAAGCTGCTGTCCCGAACGACACGTCGCGCGCAACCCGGACTGGCCGCGCGGGTCGAGGCCATGATGGCCCGGCAGCGTCCCGTAGCGGTGGCCGCCGCCGCCATGGGAATGGCCGCACGGCCGGACCGCACCGCCGTGCTGCAGGGGCTCCGGGTCCCCGTGCTGATCATCACGGGTGAAGAGGATGACCTGATGCCGCTGCCCACCAGCCAAGCTATGCAGGAGGCTGCGACGGACGCCCGGCTCAGAGTGATCCCTGGCGTCGGGCACCTGAGCAACTTGGAGCGACCTGATGCGTTCCATCGAGCGGTGCGCGACTTCCTGAACGAGCTGTCCCGGTCGACATGA
- a CDS encoding CPBP family intramembrane metalloprotease codes for MDGRGWRFLALAFGISWAIALVGMAFGVRSATAPGYAVVAGAAMFGPALAALLCAHRFDRAGWPALGVAIRPFRLRPFLLTAGVGIAIVPVILATTAILSGGFPEGGFGRVVFTSDGLVDQVQDLVAKLGAEPVEEVKLAPLRRFPPVLILLGALFAAVLAACTVNLPFMLGEELGWRGYLWGRLAHWPAARRIGFTGLVWGLWHAPLIAIGHNYPGHPVAGIGMMVLLCLVLAVLFDHTRWRTGHVWTSALLHGIINGSAGTYALFAVQGHPLLGSIAGLTGILGLLLLSMVVVAVDGPYRRALFTGGA; via the coding sequence ATGGACGGACGTGGTTGGCGGTTCCTGGCCCTGGCCTTCGGCATCAGTTGGGCGATCGCCTTGGTGGGCATGGCCTTCGGGGTGCGGAGCGCCACGGCGCCGGGATACGCGGTGGTGGCGGGTGCCGCCATGTTCGGCCCCGCCCTCGCCGCCCTGCTGTGCGCGCATCGCTTCGACCGTGCGGGCTGGCCCGCGCTGGGTGTGGCGATCCGTCCCTTCCGCCTGCGTCCCTTCCTGCTCACCGCCGGCGTGGGCATCGCGATCGTGCCGGTGATCCTGGCCACCACCGCCATCCTATCCGGGGGCTTCCCTGAAGGCGGCTTCGGGCGTGTGGTGTTCACCAGCGATGGCCTGGTCGACCAGGTGCAGGACCTCGTGGCCAAGCTGGGAGCGGAACCAGTGGAGGAGGTGAAGCTCGCCCCGCTCCGACGCTTTCCACCGGTGCTCATCCTGCTCGGGGCTCTTTTCGCCGCCGTGCTGGCGGCCTGCACGGTGAACCTCCCCTTCATGCTGGGCGAGGAGCTGGGCTGGCGAGGCTACCTCTGGGGCCGGCTCGCGCATTGGCCCGCGGCCCGGCGCATCGGCTTCACCGGCCTGGTCTGGGGGCTCTGGCACGCACCGCTCATCGCCATCGGCCACAACTACCCCGGTCATCCCGTGGCCGGTATCGGCATGATGGTGTTGCTCTGCCTGGTGCTCGCGGTGCTCTTCGACCACACGCGCTGGCGAACCGGTCACGTGTGGACCAGTGCTCTGCTGCACGGCATCATCAACGGAAGTGCCGGCACCTACGCCCTCTTTGCCGTCCAGGGCCACCCGCTGTTGGGGTCCATCGCCGGGCTCACAGGCATCCTAGGGCTGCTGCTCCTGAGCATGGTCGTGGTCGCTGTCGACGGCCCCTACCGAAGGGCGCTGTTCACCGGAGGTGCTTGA